The window TGGCACATCGGAAGAACGAATCGTTTAGATTGGTTGTGTTCTATACCAGCTCAATCAGCTCGCTAATCACTGAAAGATCATAGCGAATCGATCAGGATTAAACCGCTACGGGTTCGAGGAGTTTGATATTAGAAAAGCCGAACTCGGTAGTGAGTCGATTGTCTCCATCGATCGCGTGAACGACTTGGCGCGTCATGACATAATAATTGCCGACTTTCTCATAGGTTTCCTCAAACTCTCGTTTGGTCTTGAGATTGCCCGTCTTAGCCTCTCGGAAGATGGCGTTGTAGCCTGTGGAAACATAGCCTTCCCCGGTATCTAAGCTTTCATTGGTATTAATCGTAAACGCCATCGGTCCCATCACCCGGCTCACCTGGCAAATTTCGGTACCTCGGACTTTGTAATTCGACCCCATGGCATCGCCCTTGACCCGAATTTCTACAGCACCAGTAGCGTCTGTTTCACCGAGGCTAAATTCATTCTTGCCATGAGCCTTTTCAAAGGATGAGCGCTTACGGTGGGTAACAATATCCCGCATTTGGTTATAAACGCTTTCTTGAACTTTTTCGTCTTCAATGCCAGCAACTTCTACTGTAAGGTCACCATTAATCCGAACTTCCCCCTTGTAGACTTCATCACCCTGCTTAATTTCGATATCCGCACGGTAACCTGGGAAGTTGGCGTCCCAGGTGTAGCGGTTTTCGTAGGCAGCTTGAAACAACTCACGAGCGCTGG of the Allocoleopsis franciscana PCC 7113 genome contains:
- a CDS encoding DUF3386 domain-containing protein, translating into MTEQTSARELFQAAYENRYTWDANFPGYRADIEIKQGDEVYKGEVRINGDLTVEVAGIEDEKVQESVYNQMRDIVTHRKRSSFEKAHGKNEFSLGETDATGAVEIRVKGDAMGSNYKVRGTEICQVSRVMGPMAFTINTNESLDTGEGYVSTGYNAIFREAKTGNLKTKREFEETYEKVGNYYVMTRQVVHAIDGDNRLTTEFGFSNIKLLEPVAV